The Roseovarius indicus genome has a segment encoding these proteins:
- a CDS encoding heparinase II/III domain-containing protein has translation MHLYLHIGTGRTGTQSLQDFLKKNSEQLAMNGVFYPLAEGKNHHNALALPVCGAKPPRYLMHRYGNDVEKNLQAFHTYFDEIEEKIRKVDPETVILTSEFLGREFKPELGQPLFDRLNALFDSISVVVYFRSPASYYLSAALQTLKASGILKHPTKQVARKILQSYDPLGADMIVREYKREALVNGDVCEDFISVVAPDLVGKLPAPSREQNQTLSAEVMSIIQDYRNAIWPNDNNQFNEETNSLLDLLLEIAHENDLYRPPQLKPELIAELDGLDNDMLWLKETYGFEYSDVDYTADAKPVSRIEGTFDRVHEICLFHRGVKERIMLLGLASYTAANAADKSTPTQVAPVGETRTRPAPARTGTKPAPDGTRPGETFTEQPPADPAKAPQPKSMWPGEIARIKELEPRLRLPEREVYDTPKLNNLFRETGMIQIRQTFPEFDLADLTDWTVHPTGNPVWRIYFNSMAWMSVFTDQDFAGKPQEPHWKKAFDVLEAFVRHVEAEGHRPKNDIWDDHATGYRASYIAWLYTRGLAERITPEFNARLRKVMILHRKTLMGFLDSEKWKFSNHTLFQAEGLADMALIFLTDADRRHRTLEFARTKVDEFIERAVSHAEGTVKEHSIFYHVFLMGRLRETCEYFESIGYPLNNASDDMFIRMNEFLHDIMPVFHRMPGIGDSKHFQRFNKKYIAAFEDGPFQTPRVRYHRSEGKEGEPYPFLSQYPQDGYFIFRSPEPPAQQLHSIFLHRSFRGPHGHWDGMSFVCHWHGEPVFIDSGGPYKYSNPMRYKYFQTQLAHNAPIFDRDPVDLTTQMLGVKTGDDFSAVALGARMGDGRSWVRIFGQYGNSHVVVIDIPVSASSDNKPEFRLHLDPAVEASGDGHDMTAPAGKITLQQSSVDLTASETQALRHGLDGHENAAHISHKATDDERAHPDLEDDFDTRSFITYKDNEMVEGKLLTFDIPLARATLTTIAFGPQTAGFSLLHENGQLSLVREADGASETLLSFSLPTVALG, from the coding sequence ATGCATCTCTACCTTCACATCGGCACCGGACGGACCGGCACCCAATCGCTGCAGGACTTCCTGAAAAAGAACAGCGAACAGCTGGCCATGAACGGGGTGTTCTACCCGCTCGCCGAAGGCAAGAACCACCACAACGCCCTCGCCCTGCCCGTTTGCGGCGCAAAGCCGCCGCGCTACCTGATGCACCGCTACGGCAACGACGTCGAAAAGAACCTGCAGGCGTTCCACACCTATTTCGACGAAATCGAAGAGAAAATCCGCAAGGTCGATCCCGAAACGGTCATCCTGACCTCCGAATTCCTCGGTCGCGAATTCAAGCCGGAACTGGGCCAGCCGCTCTTCGACCGCCTCAACGCCCTGTTCGACAGCATCTCCGTCGTCGTCTACTTCCGCTCGCCGGCAAGCTACTACCTCTCGGCCGCGCTCCAGACCCTCAAGGCCTCGGGCATCCTCAAGCACCCGACCAAACAGGTCGCCCGCAAGATCCTGCAATCCTACGACCCGCTCGGCGCGGACATGATCGTGAGGGAGTACAAGCGCGAGGCCCTCGTCAACGGCGACGTCTGCGAGGATTTCATCTCGGTCGTGGCCCCCGACCTTGTCGGCAAGCTGCCCGCCCCCAGCCGCGAACAGAACCAGACGCTCAGCGCCGAGGTGATGAGCATCATCCAGGATTACCGCAACGCGATCTGGCCCAACGACAACAACCAGTTCAACGAAGAAACCAACAGCCTGCTCGACCTGCTGCTCGAGATCGCCCACGAAAACGACCTCTACCGCCCGCCCCAGCTCAAGCCAGAACTGATCGCCGAACTCGACGGGCTCGACAACGACATGCTGTGGCTCAAGGAAACCTACGGGTTCGAATATTCCGACGTCGACTACACGGCAGACGCAAAACCCGTATCCCGGATCGAAGGCACCTTCGACCGCGTGCATGAAATCTGCCTGTTCCACAGGGGCGTCAAGGAACGCATCATGCTGCTTGGCCTTGCCAGCTACACCGCGGCCAACGCAGCCGACAAGAGCACACCGACCCAGGTCGCCCCCGTCGGCGAAACAAGAACCCGGCCCGCCCCCGCCCGGACCGGCACCAAGCCCGCACCCGACGGCACCAGGCCCGGCGAAACCTTCACCGAGCAACCGCCGGCCGACCCTGCCAAGGCCCCACAGCCCAAGTCGATGTGGCCCGGTGAAATCGCCCGCATCAAGGAACTGGAGCCCCGCCTGCGCCTGCCCGAGCGCGAGGTCTACGATACCCCCAAGCTCAACAACCTGTTCCGCGAAACCGGCATGATCCAGATCCGGCAGACCTTCCCGGAATTCGATCTCGCCGACCTCACCGACTGGACCGTTCACCCCACCGGCAACCCGGTCTGGCGCATCTACTTCAACAGCATGGCCTGGATGAGCGTCTTCACCGACCAGGATTTCGCCGGCAAACCCCAGGAACCCCACTGGAAAAAGGCCTTCGACGTTCTCGAGGCCTTCGTCCGCCATGTCGAGGCCGAGGGCCACCGCCCCAAGAACGACATCTGGGACGACCACGCCACCGGCTACCGCGCCTCCTATATCGCCTGGCTCTACACCCGCGGCCTTGCCGAACGCATCACGCCCGAATTCAACGCGCGTCTGCGCAAGGTGATGATCCTGCACCGCAAGACGCTGATGGGCTTTCTCGACTCCGAGAAGTGGAAATTCTCCAACCACACGCTGTTTCAGGCCGAAGGCCTGGCCGACATGGCGCTGATCTTCCTCACCGATGCCGACCGCCGCCACCGCACGCTCGAATTCGCGCGCACCAAGGTCGACGAATTCATCGAACGCGCCGTCAGCCATGCCGAGGGCACGGTCAAGGAACACTCGATCTTCTATCACGTCTTCCTGATGGGCCGCCTGCGCGAGACCTGCGAGTATTTCGAAAGCATCGGCTACCCGCTCAACAATGCCTCGGACGACATGTTCATCCGCATGAACGAGTTCCTGCACGACATCATGCCGGTCTTCCACCGCATGCCCGGTATCGGCGACAGCAAGCACTTCCAGCGCTTCAACAAGAAATACATCGCCGCCTTCGAAGACGGCCCCTTCCAGACACCCCGCGTGCGCTATCACCGCTCCGAGGGGAAGGAAGGCGAACCCTACCCTTTCCTCAGCCAATACCCGCAGGACGGCTACTTCATCTTCCGCAGCCCCGAGCCGCCGGCGCAACAGCTGCACTCCATCTTCCTGCACCGCTCCTTCCGCGGCCCGCACGGCCACTGGGACGGCATGTCGTTCGTCTGCCACTGGCACGGCGAACCGGTGTTCATCGATTCCGGCGGCCCCTACAAGTACTCCAACCCGATGCGGTACAAGTACTTCCAGACCCAGCTGGCCCATAACGCCCCCATCTTCGATCGCGACCCGGTCGACCTGACGACCCAGATGCTCGGCGTGAAAACGGGCGACGACTTCTCCGCGGTGGCGCTCGGCGCCCGCATGGGCGACGGCCGCAGCTGGGTCCGCATTTTCGGCCAGTACGGCAACAGCCACGTGGTCGTCATCGACATTCCGGTCAGCGCCTCGAGCGACAACAAGCCCGAATTCCGCCTGCATCTCGACCCCGCCGTCGAGGCGTCGGGCGATGGCCACGACATGACCGCACCCGCCGGCAAGATCACCCTCCAGCAATCGTCGGTCGACCTGACCGCAAGCGAGACGCAGGCCCTGCGGCACGGGCTCGACGGCCACGAGAACGCGGCCCATATCAGCCACAAGGCCACCGACGACGAACGCGCCCACCCCGATCTGGAAGACGATTTCGACACCCGGTCCTTCATCACCTACAAGGACAACGAGATGGTCGAGGGCAAACTGCTGACCTTCGACATCCCGCTGGCCCGGGCGACGCTGACGACCATTGCGTTCGGTCCCCAGACGGCCGGTTTCTCCCTCCTGCACGAGAACGGCCAACTGTCGCTCGTCAGGGAAGCCGACGGCGCCTCCGAAACGCTTCTCAGCTTCAGCCTTCCAACGGTGGCCCTCGGCTGA
- a CDS encoding glycosyltransferase: MIFAEQFKDQPRNAWTRFRAVLELIEKGDTDLAERILEGLSYHPRVKPEVLEIYAGHLRRAQSAAPVPRKVNMPADYLGYPDNRLHPPFRRLEAGRDLPKLFPAHLALPAWPGPRNDFSFIDDATTTLLPEGNVAATRLHVVYAPVKPGDSDTMLDRLAQQDFPGTLDVTVFAGKGVSPAQRGLGDTGTCRVLATDILDPDAQTELRAIADAADLVLFLNGDVILDDLALWRMGWRTGMTDMLVQPLAQFTGTESMATHFSGEVNAGTFNSRFPFREVAGLNMAVPAGLLRKIGPLDSRFEDSLHAARELAFRMYNAGSYFAPQAAERIAGIAEPREHPADAQLYRSLCPNDWDRKEDGTYEVPKVSVYIPAYNASRYIERAIDSVLAQDIRDLDVCIANDGSRDDTLAVLERCYGNEPRVRWVDNPNGGIGFASNQAVRMSNSLYIGQLDSDDTLKPGAVRAMTEYLDAHSEVVCCYGSAERIDDDGRYIKNEYSWPVFSREKMMITSITHHFRMFRRNAWERTPGFREDIVNAVDYDIFLKLSETGAFHHIDEVYYQRRWHGRNTSSMNERHQTSNTYRVQREALKRLGLDALWDVDAPDPTEPRNVTYRLHDGAGMVLFWPDYSYSNPYQKRLYGKMRRHTEVVGGDIDAALEVLRQATGPANVTFHLHWLNFIFAGITDKVTARQAARSFAAKLGAFVAEGGRLAWTIHNTVSHDTAFPDIEAELSARIARSAHVIHLHSEASKAEVEKHFALPADKLRISAHGNYIGCYPNYITPDAARRALNIAPDDDVILFAGQVRPYKGVEQLVAAFRTVLKTRPNALLVLAGQQSFDPLSAITPALTEAERARIRVADRFLGNHELQLFFNAADAAVYPYRRILTSGSMLLALSFGTPVVLPAVGQTREVLAGRDAGVLYDPDEGEAALTRAVEALLSRKDSGEGDAMKRAARLLAEDYDWPDFSPVLEA, encoded by the coding sequence TTGATCTTCGCCGAGCAATTCAAAGACCAGCCACGCAATGCCTGGACCCGGTTCCGTGCGGTTCTCGAGCTGATCGAGAAGGGCGACACCGACCTCGCCGAACGCATCCTCGAGGGGCTCAGCTACCATCCGCGCGTCAAACCCGAGGTGCTCGAGATCTACGCCGGCCACCTGCGCCGCGCCCAGTCGGCCGCGCCGGTGCCGCGCAAGGTCAACATGCCGGCCGATTACCTCGGCTATCCCGACAACCGGCTGCACCCGCCCTTCCGCCGACTCGAAGCCGGTCGCGACCTGCCAAAGCTGTTTCCCGCCCATCTCGCCCTGCCCGCCTGGCCCGGGCCGCGCAACGATTTCTCCTTCATCGACGATGCGACCACGACCCTCCTGCCCGAGGGCAACGTGGCCGCCACCCGCCTGCACGTCGTCTACGCGCCCGTCAAACCCGGTGACAGCGACACGATGCTCGACCGGCTCGCGCAACAGGATTTCCCGGGCACGCTCGACGTCACCGTGTTTGCCGGCAAGGGCGTCAGCCCCGCACAGCGGGGCCTTGGCGACACCGGCACCTGTCGGGTGCTGGCCACCGATATCCTCGACCCCGACGCACAGACAGAGCTCCGTGCCATCGCCGACGCGGCCGACCTCGTGCTCTTCCTGAACGGCGATGTCATCCTCGACGATCTCGCGCTGTGGCGCATGGGCTGGCGCACGGGCATGACCGATATGCTGGTGCAGCCCCTGGCCCAATTCACCGGCACCGAGTCGATGGCAACCCATTTCTCCGGCGAGGTGAACGCCGGCACGTTCAACAGCCGCTTCCCCTTCCGCGAAGTCGCGGGCCTCAACATGGCCGTCCCCGCCGGGCTTCTTCGGAAAATCGGCCCGCTCGACAGCCGCTTCGAAGACAGCCTGCACGCCGCCCGCGAACTGGCCTTCCGCATGTACAATGCCGGCAGCTACTTCGCCCCGCAGGCGGCCGAGCGCATCGCCGGCATCGCCGAGCCCAGGGAACATCCCGCCGACGCCCAGCTTTACCGCAGCCTCTGCCCCAACGACTGGGACCGCAAGGAAGACGGCACCTACGAGGTGCCCAAGGTCTCGGTCTATATCCCCGCCTACAACGCCAGCCGCTACATCGAGCGGGCGATCGACAGCGTCCTGGCACAGGACATCCGCGATCTCGACGTGTGCATCGCCAATGACGGCTCCCGCGATGACACGCTGGCCGTTCTCGAACGCTGCTACGGCAACGAGCCGCGGGTCAGGTGGGTCGACAATCCCAACGGCGGCATCGGCTTCGCGTCGAACCAGGCCGTGCGCATGTCGAACAGCCTCTACATCGGACAGCTCGATTCCGACGACACGCTGAAACCCGGCGCCGTGCGGGCGATGACCGAGTATCTCGACGCCCATTCCGAGGTCGTCTGCTGCTACGGCTCGGCCGAACGCATCGACGACGACGGCCGGTACATCAAGAACGAATACAGCTGGCCCGTCTTTTCGCGCGAGAAGATGATGATCACCTCGATCACGCACCACTTCCGCATGTTCCGCCGCAACGCATGGGAACGCACCCCCGGCTTCCGCGAGGACATCGTCAACGCGGTCGACTACGACATCTTCCTCAAGCTCAGCGAAACCGGCGCCTTCCACCACATCGACGAGGTCTACTACCAGCGCCGCTGGCATGGCCGGAACACCTCCTCGATGAACGAGCGGCACCAGACCTCGAACACCTACCGCGTGCAGCGCGAAGCGCTCAAGCGGCTCGGGCTAGACGCCTTGTGGGATGTCGACGCCCCCGACCCGACCGAGCCGCGCAACGTCACCTACCGCCTGCATGACGGGGCGGGCATGGTGCTCTTCTGGCCGGATTACTCCTATTCCAACCCGTACCAGAAGCGGCTCTACGGCAAGATGCGCCGCCATACCGAGGTCGTGGGCGGCGATATCGACGCGGCCCTCGAAGTGCTGCGCCAGGCAACCGGCCCGGCGAACGTCACCTTCCACCTGCACTGGCTCAACTTCATCTTCGCCGGCATCACCGACAAGGTCACCGCCAGGCAGGCCGCCCGCAGCTTCGCCGCCAAGCTCGGCGCCTTCGTCGCCGAAGGCGGCCGGCTCGCCTGGACGATCCACAACACCGTCTCCCACGACACCGCCTTCCCCGATATCGAAGCCGAACTCTCGGCCCGGATCGCCCGAAGCGCGCATGTCATTCACCTGCATTCCGAAGCCTCGAAAGCCGAGGTTGAAAAGCACTTCGCCTTGCCCGCCGACAAGCTGCGCATCTCGGCCCACGGCAATTATATCGGCTGCTATCCCAACTACATCACGCCCGACGCGGCCCGGCGCGCCCTGAACATCGCCCCCGACGACGACGTGATCCTCTTCGCGGGCCAGGTGCGGCCCTACAAGGGCGTGGAACAGCTCGTCGCCGCCTTCCGCACGGTGCTTAAGACGCGCCCCAACGCGCTTCTCGTCCTCGCCGGCCAGCAATCCTTCGACCCGCTTTCGGCAATCACCCCGGCCCTCACAGAGGCCGAGCGCGCCCGCATCCGCGTCGCAGACCGCTTCCTCGGCAACCATGAGCTGCAGCTCTTCTTCAATGCTGCGGACGCGGCGGTTTACCCCTACCGCAGGATCCTCACCTCCGGCTCGATGTTGCTGGCGCTGAGCTTCGGAACGCCTGTCGTCCTGCCCGCCGTGGGCCAGACCCGAGAAGTCCTTGCAGGCCGTGACGCTGGTGTGCTTTATGACCCGGACGAAGGCGAGGCGGCCCTGACACGGGCCGTCGAAGCCCTATTGTCCCGCAAGGATTCGGGCGAAGGCGACGCGATGAAACGCGCCGCCCGCTTGCTTGCGGAAGACTACGACTGGCCGGATTTCTCTCCGGTACTCGAGGCGTGA